A window from Solanum stenotomum isolate F172 chromosome 5, ASM1918654v1, whole genome shotgun sequence encodes these proteins:
- the LOC125865385 gene encoding ras-related protein RABA1f-like, whose translation MGTYRSEEDYDYLFKVVLIGDSGVGKSNLLSRFTKNEFSQQSKSTIGVEFATRTIHVDDKIVKAQIWDTAGQERYRAITSAYYRGAVGALLVYDITRHVTFENVARWLKELRDHTDQNIVVMLVGNKADLRHLRAVPTDDSKGFAERENTFFMETSALEALNVENAFTEVLTQIYRVVSKKALDAGDDPASLPAGQTIHIGNDVSAVKKGGCCSG comes from the exons ATGGGAACATATAGATCAGAGGAAGATTATGATTACTTGTTCAAGGTGGTGTTAATAGGGGATTCTGGTGTGGGTAAATCGAATTTGCTATCGCGatttaccaaaaacgaattCAGCCAACAATCTAAGTCGACTATTGGCGTTGAATTCGCCACCAGAACCATTCATGTTGATGACAAGATTGTCAAAGCCCAGATTTGGGACACTGCTGGCCAAGAAAG GTACCGGGCTATCACAAGTGCTTATTATAGAGGAGCAGTTGGTGCCTTACTTGTTTACGATATTACTCGCCATGTAACATTTGAGAACGTTGCGAGATGGCTCAAGGAGCTCAGAGATCATACAGACCAGAACATTGTCGTCATGCTGGTCGGGAACAAGGCAGATCTCCGCCACCTGCGTGCTGTTCCCACTGACGACTCAAAGGGATTTGCAGAAAGAGAGAATACCTTCTTCATGGAAACCTCTGCTCTTGAGGCGCTGAATGTTGAAAACGCTTTCACAGAAGTGTTGACTCAGATTTACCGGGTGGTTAGCAAGAAAGCTCTTGATGCAGGAGATGATCCAGCATCTTTGCCTGCAGGACAAACGATCCACATTGGAAATGATGTATCTGCTGTTAAGAAGGGCGGTTGTTGTTCCGGTTGA